GTTTAaaatcagcttattttactatttaacttatttttgctactattcataagtttcatttcatattttggtactattcatgagtcttacTGTGCTATTTCAACaagttttacttttatctacaatacttttagcaaaaagtctCATTTCAtattttggtactattcatgagtcttactgtactattttaacaagctttacttttatctacaatacttttagcaaaaagttttcagtttcagttaaaTAAGATATTCTCAAATGAACATTACGGACCCATAGTCAtaattttgctgaaaaataaaataataaggtGATTTAGGtgatattctcaaaaaaaaaaaaaaaaaaaaaaagggaaaaaaaaatttgacttatAAAACACGCATTGTGAAAATTAACCTAATCACAAACTGTGTTAAAAGGGCTGTTTATGTTTGTGCTCAAAGTATTCCTCGCTCAGTGTCTCTTTGAGCGTCTCTATTTGTACCAGATGAGAGAAAGTCGTCCACAACCACTGATTCTCCAATGGAAGAAGAACCATCTTCCGTATGACATTGTACTGAACATCCTGGAAAGACTACCCGTGAAATCAGTGATAAGATTCAGGTTTGTTTGCAAATTCTGGGACTCTTTAATCACCACCCCATATTTCATCTCCACCCACCTTAATTTCAACAACAAAGAGTCCCATGATAATGCTAATGGTTATGTCATACACATGGGTTCTTCTCGGTCTTCTGACAGACAAGTCTGTACGGTTGCTTTAGACCGCACGTTTGATAGGATTTCTGAGGTTCAAATTCCCATAGATATTTCTCTTAATTCTGTCCAAATGGTCGGTTCCTGCAATGGCTTATTGTGTTTCGCTAAGCATGGTTCCCGTAAAGCTATATATTTTTGCAATCCTAGCATTAGAAAATTCAAGACTTTGCCTGAACCTTGCTTAGGCCATTTAAAACATGTTTCAGTTGGATTCGCTTATCATTCTGAGAATAATGACTACAAGGTTGTGAGGATTTCATTTTCTCCTTTGATGTCAATTGTCTCTCTGCCTGAGATTGAGGTGTACACATTAAGTTCGGATTCATGGAGAAGCATTGGAATCGAGTTCGCAACCAATGTTATAGTCTATGATTATAATTGTCGTTTGACAATCCCATTGGTTAGTGGAGCTTTGCACTGGCTGGCACATATCAAAGAAGGAGAAGAGAAGCAGGGCATTGATATTATTATGGCATTTGATGTCAATACTGAGAAATTCAGAAAGCTAGCAGCATTGCCTCATGTTTTCACT
This genomic stretch from Quercus robur chromosome 4, dhQueRobu3.1, whole genome shotgun sequence harbors:
- the LOC126722047 gene encoding F-box protein At3g08750-like — translated: MRESRPQPLILQWKKNHLPYDIVLNILERLPVKSVIRFRFVCKFWDSLITTPYFISTHLNFNNKESHDNANGYVIHMGSSRSSDRQVCTVALDRTFDRISEVQIPIDISLNSVQMVGSCNGLLCFAKHGSRKAIYFCNPSIRKFKTLPEPCLGHLKHVSVGFAYHSENNDYKVVRISFSPLMSIVSLPEIEVYTLSSDSWRSIGIEFATNVIVYDYNCRLTIPLVSGALHWLAHIKEGEEKQGIDIIMAFDVNTEKFRKLAALPHVFTEKYRKLAAFPHIFIATNLCDRYLTSFKRKLAFITFGISGQPGSPCSIWVMKEYGVVESWIKLSVIPFERVPRCIAFTEYGSLLIWSSNDHVENQGSKFVSFDAETLHKKDLDIQYTSFAATFVESLVLLDEANVICY